In Mixophyes fleayi isolate aMixFle1 chromosome 4, aMixFle1.hap1, whole genome shotgun sequence, the following proteins share a genomic window:
- the ELAVL3 gene encoding ELAV-like protein 3 isoform X1, whose product MDVVSYTGGEEGGVYVEMILRRTQEQIISTMETQASNGPGSVGILNGTNGAADDSKTNLIVNYLPQNMTQEEFKSLFGSIGDIESCKLVRDKITGPKVALSLTTHLAHTGQSLGYGFVNYVDPNDADKAINTLNGLKLQTKTIKVSYARPSSASIRDANLYVSSLPKTMNQKEMEQLFSQYGRIITSRILVDQVTGVSRGVGFIRFDKRIEAEEAIKGLNGQKPLGASEPITVKFANNPSQKTGQALLTHLYQTTARRYTGPLHHQTQRFSPLSFLPRFSPITIDSVTNLAGVSLTGPTSAGWCIFVYNLSPEADESVLWQLFGPFGAVTNVKVIRDFTTNKCKGFGFVTMTNYDEAAMAIASLNGYRLGDRVLQVSFKTSKQHKA is encoded by the exons CAGATAATTAGCACCATGGAGACCCAGGCCAGTAATGGCCCTGGCAGTGTGGGTATTCTTAATGGAACAAATGGAGCCGCCGACGACAGTAAAACCAACTTGATCGTCAATTACCTTCCTCAAAACATGACGCAAGAAGAATTTAAGAGCCTTTTTGGCAGCATCGGAGACATTGAGTCCTGCAAACTGGTCAGAGACAAAATCACAG GTCCTAAGGTAGCACTTTCACTGACTACACATCTTGCCCACACAGGTCAGAGTTTGGGGTATGGATTTGTAAATTACGTGGACCCTAACGATGCAGATAAAGCCATAAACACCCTCAATGGACTGAAATTACAGACAAAGACCATCAAG GTATCCTACGCCAGGCCAAGCTCCGCCTCCATACGAGATGCCAATCTATACGTCAGCAGCCTGCCCAAAACCATGAACCAGAAAGAGATGGAACAACTCTTTTCCCAGTACGGCAGAATTATCACCTCGCGTATCCTGGTGGACCAGGTTACAG GGGTCTCCCGGGGAGTGGGCTTCATCCGATTTGACAAGAGAATAGAGGCAGAGGAGGCAATCAAAGGGTTGAATGGTCAGAAACCGCTCGGTGCCAGTGAACCAATCACAGTGAAATTTGCCAACAACCCCAGCCAGAAAACAGGTCAAGCGCTTCTTACCCACCTTTACCAGACCACAGCCCGGAGGTACACAGGACCCCTTCACCATCAGACACAGCGATTCAG TCCGCTCTCTTTCCTTCCCAGGTTCTCCCCCATCACCATTGACAGTGTTACTAACCTTGCCGGAGTCAGTTTGACCGGTCCTACCTCCGCCGGCTGGTGCATATTCGTCTACAACCTATCCCCGGAGGCCGACGAGAGCGTCCTGTGGCAACTGTTTGGGCCGTTCGGTGCAGTGACGAACGTCAAAGTCATCCGGGACTTCACCACCAACAAGTGCAAAGGCTTCGGATTCGTCACGATGACAAACTACGACGAGGCGGCCATGGCTATTGCCAGCCTGAACGGATACCGGCTGGGGGACAGGGTCCTGCAAGTGTCATTTAAAACCAGTAAACAGCACAAAGCATGA
- the ELAVL3 gene encoding ELAV-like protein 3 isoform X2: MDVVSYTGGEEGGVYVEMILRRTQEQIISTMETQASNGPGSVGILNGTNGAADDSKTNLIVNYLPQNMTQEEFKSLFGSIGDIESCKLVRDKITGPKVALSLTTHLAHTGQSLGYGFVNYVDPNDADKAINTLNGLKLQTKTIKVSYARPSSASIRDANLYVSSLPKTMNQKEMEQLFSQYGRIITSRILVDQVTGVSRGVGFIRFDKRIEAEEAIKGLNGQKPLGASEPITVKFANNPSQKTGQALLTHLYQTTARRYTGPLHHQTQRFRFSPITIDSVTNLAGVSLTGPTSAGWCIFVYNLSPEADESVLWQLFGPFGAVTNVKVIRDFTTNKCKGFGFVTMTNYDEAAMAIASLNGYRLGDRVLQVSFKTSKQHKA; this comes from the exons CAGATAATTAGCACCATGGAGACCCAGGCCAGTAATGGCCCTGGCAGTGTGGGTATTCTTAATGGAACAAATGGAGCCGCCGACGACAGTAAAACCAACTTGATCGTCAATTACCTTCCTCAAAACATGACGCAAGAAGAATTTAAGAGCCTTTTTGGCAGCATCGGAGACATTGAGTCCTGCAAACTGGTCAGAGACAAAATCACAG GTCCTAAGGTAGCACTTTCACTGACTACACATCTTGCCCACACAGGTCAGAGTTTGGGGTATGGATTTGTAAATTACGTGGACCCTAACGATGCAGATAAAGCCATAAACACCCTCAATGGACTGAAATTACAGACAAAGACCATCAAG GTATCCTACGCCAGGCCAAGCTCCGCCTCCATACGAGATGCCAATCTATACGTCAGCAGCCTGCCCAAAACCATGAACCAGAAAGAGATGGAACAACTCTTTTCCCAGTACGGCAGAATTATCACCTCGCGTATCCTGGTGGACCAGGTTACAG GGGTCTCCCGGGGAGTGGGCTTCATCCGATTTGACAAGAGAATAGAGGCAGAGGAGGCAATCAAAGGGTTGAATGGTCAGAAACCGCTCGGTGCCAGTGAACCAATCACAGTGAAATTTGCCAACAACCCCAGCCAGAAAACAGGTCAAGCGCTTCTTACCCACCTTTACCAGACCACAGCCCGGAGGTACACAGGACCCCTTCACCATCAGACACAGCGATTCAG GTTCTCCCCCATCACCATTGACAGTGTTACTAACCTTGCCGGAGTCAGTTTGACCGGTCCTACCTCCGCCGGCTGGTGCATATTCGTCTACAACCTATCCCCGGAGGCCGACGAGAGCGTCCTGTGGCAACTGTTTGGGCCGTTCGGTGCAGTGACGAACGTCAAAGTCATCCGGGACTTCACCACCAACAAGTGCAAAGGCTTCGGATTCGTCACGATGACAAACTACGACGAGGCGGCCATGGCTATTGCCAGCCTGAACGGATACCGGCTGGGGGACAGGGTCCTGCAAGTGTCATTTAAAACCAGTAAACAGCACAAAGCATGA
- the ELAVL3 gene encoding ELAV-like protein 3 isoform X4, producing MDVVSYTGGEEGGVYVEMILRRTQEQIISTMETQASNGPGSVGILNGTNGAADDSKTNLIVNYLPQNMTQEEFKSLFGSIGDIESCKLVRDKITGQSLGYGFVNYVDPNDADKAINTLNGLKLQTKTIKVSYARPSSASIRDANLYVSSLPKTMNQKEMEQLFSQYGRIITSRILVDQVTGVSRGVGFIRFDKRIEAEEAIKGLNGQKPLGASEPITVKFANNPSQKTGQALLTHLYQTTARRYTGPLHHQTQRFRFSPITIDSVTNLAGVSLTGPTSAGWCIFVYNLSPEADESVLWQLFGPFGAVTNVKVIRDFTTNKCKGFGFVTMTNYDEAAMAIASLNGYRLGDRVLQVSFKTSKQHKA from the exons CAGATAATTAGCACCATGGAGACCCAGGCCAGTAATGGCCCTGGCAGTGTGGGTATTCTTAATGGAACAAATGGAGCCGCCGACGACAGTAAAACCAACTTGATCGTCAATTACCTTCCTCAAAACATGACGCAAGAAGAATTTAAGAGCCTTTTTGGCAGCATCGGAGACATTGAGTCCTGCAAACTGGTCAGAGACAAAATCACAG GTCAGAGTTTGGGGTATGGATTTGTAAATTACGTGGACCCTAACGATGCAGATAAAGCCATAAACACCCTCAATGGACTGAAATTACAGACAAAGACCATCAAG GTATCCTACGCCAGGCCAAGCTCCGCCTCCATACGAGATGCCAATCTATACGTCAGCAGCCTGCCCAAAACCATGAACCAGAAAGAGATGGAACAACTCTTTTCCCAGTACGGCAGAATTATCACCTCGCGTATCCTGGTGGACCAGGTTACAG GGGTCTCCCGGGGAGTGGGCTTCATCCGATTTGACAAGAGAATAGAGGCAGAGGAGGCAATCAAAGGGTTGAATGGTCAGAAACCGCTCGGTGCCAGTGAACCAATCACAGTGAAATTTGCCAACAACCCCAGCCAGAAAACAGGTCAAGCGCTTCTTACCCACCTTTACCAGACCACAGCCCGGAGGTACACAGGACCCCTTCACCATCAGACACAGCGATTCAG GTTCTCCCCCATCACCATTGACAGTGTTACTAACCTTGCCGGAGTCAGTTTGACCGGTCCTACCTCCGCCGGCTGGTGCATATTCGTCTACAACCTATCCCCGGAGGCCGACGAGAGCGTCCTGTGGCAACTGTTTGGGCCGTTCGGTGCAGTGACGAACGTCAAAGTCATCCGGGACTTCACCACCAACAAGTGCAAAGGCTTCGGATTCGTCACGATGACAAACTACGACGAGGCGGCCATGGCTATTGCCAGCCTGAACGGATACCGGCTGGGGGACAGGGTCCTGCAAGTGTCATTTAAAACCAGTAAACAGCACAAAGCATGA
- the ELAVL3 gene encoding ELAV-like protein 3 isoform X3: protein MDVVSYTGGEEGGVYVEMILRRTQEQIISTMETQASNGPGSVGILNGTNGAADDSKTNLIVNYLPQNMTQEEFKSLFGSIGDIESCKLVRDKITGQSLGYGFVNYVDPNDADKAINTLNGLKLQTKTIKVSYARPSSASIRDANLYVSSLPKTMNQKEMEQLFSQYGRIITSRILVDQVTGVSRGVGFIRFDKRIEAEEAIKGLNGQKPLGASEPITVKFANNPSQKTGQALLTHLYQTTARRYTGPLHHQTQRFSPLSFLPRFSPITIDSVTNLAGVSLTGPTSAGWCIFVYNLSPEADESVLWQLFGPFGAVTNVKVIRDFTTNKCKGFGFVTMTNYDEAAMAIASLNGYRLGDRVLQVSFKTSKQHKA, encoded by the exons CAGATAATTAGCACCATGGAGACCCAGGCCAGTAATGGCCCTGGCAGTGTGGGTATTCTTAATGGAACAAATGGAGCCGCCGACGACAGTAAAACCAACTTGATCGTCAATTACCTTCCTCAAAACATGACGCAAGAAGAATTTAAGAGCCTTTTTGGCAGCATCGGAGACATTGAGTCCTGCAAACTGGTCAGAGACAAAATCACAG GTCAGAGTTTGGGGTATGGATTTGTAAATTACGTGGACCCTAACGATGCAGATAAAGCCATAAACACCCTCAATGGACTGAAATTACAGACAAAGACCATCAAG GTATCCTACGCCAGGCCAAGCTCCGCCTCCATACGAGATGCCAATCTATACGTCAGCAGCCTGCCCAAAACCATGAACCAGAAAGAGATGGAACAACTCTTTTCCCAGTACGGCAGAATTATCACCTCGCGTATCCTGGTGGACCAGGTTACAG GGGTCTCCCGGGGAGTGGGCTTCATCCGATTTGACAAGAGAATAGAGGCAGAGGAGGCAATCAAAGGGTTGAATGGTCAGAAACCGCTCGGTGCCAGTGAACCAATCACAGTGAAATTTGCCAACAACCCCAGCCAGAAAACAGGTCAAGCGCTTCTTACCCACCTTTACCAGACCACAGCCCGGAGGTACACAGGACCCCTTCACCATCAGACACAGCGATTCAG TCCGCTCTCTTTCCTTCCCAGGTTCTCCCCCATCACCATTGACAGTGTTACTAACCTTGCCGGAGTCAGTTTGACCGGTCCTACCTCCGCCGGCTGGTGCATATTCGTCTACAACCTATCCCCGGAGGCCGACGAGAGCGTCCTGTGGCAACTGTTTGGGCCGTTCGGTGCAGTGACGAACGTCAAAGTCATCCGGGACTTCACCACCAACAAGTGCAAAGGCTTCGGATTCGTCACGATGACAAACTACGACGAGGCGGCCATGGCTATTGCCAGCCTGAACGGATACCGGCTGGGGGACAGGGTCCTGCAAGTGTCATTTAAAACCAGTAAACAGCACAAAGCATGA